Proteins encoded together in one Formosa sp. Hel3_A1_48 window:
- a CDS encoding gliding motility-associated protein GldE — translation MDAERTLFLNFIDPHLLFGGVSLVILLVCSALISGAEVALFSLSKSDLEPEENTPSKALETIIALLHRPKKLLATILVANNFINIGIVLLFASLSEHLFKGVNSELDLVFFKIDLVFFIEVIIITFLILMFGEILPKIYANRNNLKFSKFMARPLKILDVLFAPISMPMRRLTLMIHKGLGKQKSNLNVDYLSQALELTSEEDTTKEEQKILQGIVSFGNTDTKQVMRPRIDIFALESSLKFEAIIPEIVAHGYSRIPVYENSIDSVSGILYAKDLLPHLQKKEFDWNSLLRVPLFVPENKKLDDLMVEFQEKKIHLAIVVDEYGGTSGVVSLEDVIEEIVGDISDEFDDDDLIYSKIDENNYVFDGKTALKDFYRIIKLKDESIFENHKGEAETIAGFVLEISKSFPKIRSKIKFNSYTFIVEGIDNKRIKQLKVTLLK, via the coding sequence TTGGACGCTGAGCGCACTCTATTCCTAAATTTTATAGACCCCCACTTATTATTCGGCGGGGTCTCTCTTGTAATTCTTTTGGTATGCTCTGCCCTTATTTCTGGTGCAGAGGTAGCTCTATTTTCATTGAGTAAATCAGATTTAGAACCAGAAGAAAACACCCCTTCAAAAGCACTTGAAACAATTATTGCTCTGCTGCATCGACCAAAGAAATTGTTAGCCACTATTTTAGTTGCTAATAACTTTATAAATATCGGGATCGTCTTACTTTTTGCTTCGCTTAGCGAACACCTATTTAAAGGCGTTAATTCCGAACTTGACTTGGTGTTTTTTAAAATCGATTTGGTCTTTTTTATTGAGGTCATTATTATAACTTTTTTGATTTTAATGTTTGGTGAAATTTTACCGAAAATATATGCCAACAGGAACAACTTAAAATTCTCAAAATTCATGGCAAGACCGCTAAAGATTTTAGATGTTCTGTTTGCACCCATCAGCATGCCGATGCGCAGGCTTACTTTAATGATCCATAAAGGGCTGGGAAAACAAAAATCTAATCTTAATGTAGATTATCTTTCTCAAGCACTCGAGTTAACAAGCGAAGAGGATACAACCAAAGAGGAACAGAAAATTCTTCAGGGCATAGTCTCATTTGGGAATACAGACACAAAACAAGTGATGCGCCCTCGTATCGACATTTTTGCATTAGAATCATCATTAAAATTTGAGGCTATTATCCCAGAAATTGTAGCTCATGGTTACTCTAGAATTCCAGTTTATGAGAACTCTATAGACTCTGTATCTGGAATTTTATATGCTAAAGATCTTTTGCCTCATTTGCAAAAAAAAGAATTCGACTGGAATAGCTTATTAAGAGTACCATTGTTTGTCCCAGAAAATAAAAAGTTAGATGATTTGATGGTTGAGTTTCAAGAGAAAAAAATTCATCTAGCTATTGTGGTAGATGAATATGGAGGAACATCTGGAGTGGTTTCTTTGGAGGATGTAATAGAAGAAATTGTAGGAGATATTAGCGATGAATTTGATGATGATGATTTGATTTATTCAAAAATTGACGAAAATAATTATGTGTTTGATGGTAAAACAGCGCTGAAAGATTTCTACAGGATCATAAAACTTAAGGATGAGTCTATATTCGAAAACCATAAAGGAGAAGCAGAAACTATTGCTGGATTTGTGCTTGAAATTTCCAAGAGCTTTCCTAAAATTAGATCTAAAATAAAATTTAATTCCTACACATTTATTGTTGAAGGTATTGATAACAAAAGAATAAAACAACTAAAGGTTACACTTCTGAAATAA
- a CDS encoding single-stranded DNA-binding protein, with translation MSGTLNKVMLIGHLGDNVKIHYFDDSNCVGRFPLATNETYTNKQTNEKVTNTEWHNIVVRNKAAEICEKYLKKGDRVYIEGRLKTRKWQDDKGSDRYSTEIVCSDFTFLTAKTDQTQQSTNTPVESSPHQAVNPSTTETENHDDLPF, from the coding sequence ATGTCTGGAACACTAAATAAAGTCATGCTCATCGGTCATTTGGGTGACAACGTTAAAATCCACTATTTTGATGACAGCAATTGTGTGGGGCGCTTCCCTCTGGCTACCAATGAGACATACACCAACAAACAAACAAACGAAAAGGTAACCAATACAGAATGGCACAACATTGTTGTACGCAATAAGGCAGCAGAAATTTGCGAAAAGTATTTAAAAAAAGGAGATCGCGTATACATTGAAGGACGCCTTAAAACTCGCAAGTGGCAAGATGATAAAGGAAGTGATCGTTACTCCACCGAAATTGTATGTTCAGATTTTACATTTTTGACAGCAAAAACTGACCAGACACAACAATCGACTAATACCCCTGTAGAGTCTTCACCACACCAAGCAGTAAATCCATCAACGACAGAAACAGAAAATCATGATGATTTACCCTTTTAA
- the gldD gene encoding gliding motility lipoprotein GldD, which translates to MHRLIVILICFCFACQQTNVPKPKAFLRLDYPKAKYQPLKTAMPFLFKKNKIATVETITKNNQLLGLNLNYNTLNATLYLTYNNLDNNLQTYLSEAKSITQKHAQMAREVSERSFENETTKTFGKLYELSGPVASQLQFYISDNKKHFLSGALYFKTRPNYDSILPAVDYVKNDILKLMESIHWRN; encoded by the coding sequence ATGCATCGTCTAATAGTCATATTGATTTGTTTTTGTTTTGCTTGCCAACAAACAAACGTGCCAAAACCAAAGGCTTTTTTACGCCTAGATTATCCCAAAGCTAAATACCAACCACTAAAAACCGCAATGCCTTTTTTATTTAAAAAAAATAAAATCGCTACAGTTGAGACCATAACAAAAAATAATCAGTTGCTCGGATTAAATCTAAATTATAACACACTCAATGCCACCTTATATTTAACGTATAATAATTTGGACAACAACCTTCAAACTTATTTATCAGAAGCTAAATCGATTACCCAAAAACATGCGCAAATGGCTCGAGAGGTTTCTGAGCGTTCATTTGAAAATGAAACCACAAAAACATTTGGCAAATTATATGAGCTCAGTGGGCCTGTTGCCTCACAGCTGCAGTTTTATATTTCTGACAATAAAAAACATTTTCTTTCAGGCGCTTTATACTTCAAAACACGCCCAAATTACGACTCAATTTTACCGGCTGTGGATTATGTCAAAAATGATATTTTAAAGCTAATGGAAAGTATACACTGGAGAAATTAA
- a CDS encoding HU family DNA-binding protein, whose amino-acid sequence MTKAEIVSKISNDLGIEKTDVLATVESFMNEVKASLESGNNVYLRGFGSFVIKTRAEKIGRNILKNTSIKIPAHNIPSFKPSKVFLDGVKKKVKVNN is encoded by the coding sequence ATGACAAAAGCAGAAATTGTATCGAAAATTTCTAATGATTTAGGAATTGAAAAAACTGATGTTCTTGCTACTGTGGAATCTTTTATGAATGAAGTAAAAGCATCCCTAGAGTCAGGCAATAACGTTTACCTCAGAGGTTTTGGTAGTTTTGTGATAAAAACTCGCGCGGAGAAAATTGGTAGAAATATATTAAAAAATACATCCATTAAAATCCCTGCACACAATATACCGTCTTTTAAACCCTCAAAAGTATTTCTTGATGGTGTTAAGAAGAAGGTTAAAGTAAATAATTAA
- a CDS encoding 2-isopropylmalate synthase, translating to MSNTNVQIFDTTLRDGEQVPGCKLNTEQKVIIAEQLDLLGVDIIEAGFPVSSPGDFASVEAVSKIVKNATVCGLTRSVENDIKVAAEALKYAKKPRIHTGIGTSDSHIKFKFRSNREAIIERAVAAVRYAKSFVEDVEFYAEDAGRTDNEFLAKVCEEVIKAGATVLNIPDTTGYCLPQEYGAKIKFLKENVKGIDKAILSCHCHNDLGLATANSIEGAINGARQIECTINGIGERAGNTALEEVVMIMKQHPYLNLDTNINTPMLYDLSQLVSDHMGIYAQPNKAIVGANAFAHSSGIHQDGVIKNRETYEIIDPKDVGVTESAIVLTARSGRAALAYRAKNVGYELTKLQLDVVYKDFLKFADAKKEVLDNDIHTIIESSSIYNELR from the coding sequence ATGTCCAACACAAATGTCCAAATATTTGATACAACCCTACGTGATGGGGAGCAAGTACCTGGCTGCAAACTCAATACAGAGCAGAAAGTAATCATTGCCGAGCAGCTGGATTTATTAGGAGTTGACATAATCGAAGCTGGGTTCCCAGTTTCTAGCCCAGGAGATTTTGCGTCAGTAGAGGCCGTCTCAAAAATTGTAAAAAATGCTACAGTATGTGGCCTGACTCGATCTGTTGAAAATGACATTAAGGTCGCTGCTGAAGCTCTTAAGTATGCCAAAAAACCAAGAATTCATACAGGAATCGGAACTTCTGATTCACACATAAAATTTAAGTTTAGATCCAACAGAGAAGCAATCATTGAACGTGCGGTTGCTGCAGTTAGGTATGCAAAATCTTTTGTTGAGGATGTTGAATTTTACGCTGAAGATGCTGGCCGAACAGACAACGAATTTTTAGCAAAAGTGTGTGAGGAGGTTATAAAAGCCGGGGCTACAGTATTAAATATTCCCGACACTACTGGGTATTGCCTCCCGCAGGAATATGGCGCAAAAATTAAATTCCTGAAAGAAAACGTAAAAGGTATTGATAAAGCCATTTTATCTTGCCATTGCCACAACGATTTAGGGCTTGCAACTGCCAATTCGATTGAAGGCGCAATTAATGGCGCAAGACAAATAGAATGCACTATAAATGGGATTGGTGAACGCGCGGGAAATACTGCTCTTGAAGAAGTGGTTATGATTATGAAGCAGCACCCATACCTAAATCTGGATACTAACATCAATACCCCCATGCTCTATGACTTGAGCCAGCTTGTCTCAGACCACATGGGCATATACGCTCAACCCAACAAAGCTATTGTTGGCGCAAACGCTTTTGCACACAGCTCTGGGATACATCAAGACGGTGTCATAAAAAACCGCGAAACCTACGAAATTATTGACCCAAAAGACGTCGGAGTTACCGAATCAGCTATTGTTCTTACTGCAAGAAGTGGACGCGCAGCCTTGGCCTACAGAGCTAAAAATGTTGGTTATGAATTGACCAAACTTCAGTTAGATGTAGTATACAAAGACTTCTTAAAATTTGCTGATGCTAAAAAAGAGGTTCTCGACAACGATATTCACACAATAATAGAATCCAGTTCAATTTATAACGAACTCCGCTAA
- the leuD gene encoding 3-isopropylmalate dehydratase small subunit: protein MEKFSTLISTAVPLDISNVDTDQIIPARFLKATDKKGFGDNLFRDWRYNKQGDLIEDFALNKSKYSGSILVAGDNFGCGSSREHAAWALAGYGLKVIISSFFADIFKGNALNNGLLPIQVSAEVLQQLFEAIKHNPVVEFKIDLEAQTLSVLQTTIKTHFDIDPYKKTCLINGYDDIDYLLSKKNKIEAFELQKSNSL from the coding sequence ATGGAAAAATTTTCAACCTTAATTTCAACCGCAGTACCATTAGACATTTCTAATGTGGACACCGATCAAATCATCCCTGCTCGCTTTTTGAAAGCAACAGATAAAAAGGGGTTTGGTGATAATTTATTTAGAGACTGGAGATACAACAAACAAGGAGACCTCATTGAGGATTTTGCACTTAACAAATCCAAATACTCTGGCAGTATCCTCGTTGCAGGAGATAATTTTGGTTGTGGTTCTAGTCGTGAACACGCTGCTTGGGCGCTTGCAGGATATGGATTAAAAGTAATTATATCTAGTTTTTTTGCTGATATATTTAAAGGCAATGCGCTTAATAACGGATTATTACCTATTCAAGTTTCAGCGGAAGTTCTGCAACAACTCTTTGAAGCCATAAAGCATAACCCTGTGGTAGAATTTAAGATCGATCTTGAAGCGCAAACGCTCTCTGTTTTACAAACAACTATTAAAACCCATTTTGATATTGACCCATATAAAAAAACTTGCCTTATCAATGGGTACGATGATATTGATTATTTGCTAAGTAAAAAAAATAAAATTGAAGCCTTTGAACTTCAAAAATCTAACTCACTATGA
- the leuB gene encoding 3-isopropylmalate dehydrogenase, giving the protein MNLKIAVLPGDGIGPEVTEQAVKVLDAIAQNYNHKFNYSYADVGAIAIDNHNDPLPKSTLDLCKSTDAILFGAIGDPKYDNNPSAKVRPEQGLLKLRKELELFANIRPVKAYDKLLKKSPLKKSIIKGTDISIYRELTGGLYFGEKKISDDGNTASDLCTYTRLEIERIAHLAFKAARKRRHKVTLVDKANVLESSRLWRKVVTEVGKEYSDVELAFLFVDNAAMQMILNPTQFDVILTENLFGDIISDEASVIGGSIGLLASASVGKKYAMFEPIHGSYPQATGKGIANPVASILSAAMLLDHFDLKDEASMIRKAVDKSLHLQITTPDLNQKYDNVTTSKVGDFIEDFINNPEDSNLNFSNIYLGQSTII; this is encoded by the coding sequence ATGAACTTAAAAATCGCTGTACTTCCAGGAGATGGCATTGGCCCAGAGGTAACAGAACAAGCTGTAAAAGTACTTGATGCCATTGCGCAAAACTACAATCATAAATTTAATTACAGTTACGCAGATGTAGGTGCAATTGCCATTGACAACCACAATGACCCATTACCAAAAAGCACTTTGGATTTATGTAAGTCTACCGACGCTATTTTATTTGGTGCCATTGGCGACCCTAAATACGACAATAATCCTTCGGCCAAGGTGCGCCCAGAGCAAGGCCTATTAAAACTAAGAAAAGAATTAGAATTGTTTGCCAACATAAGACCGGTAAAGGCCTATGATAAATTGCTAAAAAAATCCCCCCTCAAAAAGAGCATCATTAAAGGAACTGACATTAGTATTTACAGAGAACTCACCGGTGGATTGTATTTTGGGGAAAAGAAAATAAGTGACGATGGCAATACGGCCTCTGATTTGTGTACGTATACAAGATTGGAAATCGAACGCATCGCACACCTTGCATTCAAAGCTGCCAGAAAAAGAAGGCATAAAGTTACTTTGGTAGATAAAGCTAATGTTTTGGAAAGCTCACGCCTTTGGCGAAAAGTGGTTACGGAAGTTGGAAAAGAGTATTCTGATGTGGAGCTTGCATTTCTATTTGTGGATAATGCTGCCATGCAAATGATACTGAACCCCACTCAATTTGATGTTATTTTAACAGAAAACTTATTTGGTGATATTATCAGCGACGAAGCGAGTGTTATTGGTGGATCAATTGGGTTGTTAGCTTCGGCTTCTGTTGGTAAAAAATACGCTATGTTTGAACCCATACACGGTTCTTATCCACAAGCAACAGGAAAAGGAATTGCTAACCCAGTGGCCTCTATACTATCTGCAGCAATGCTATTGGATCATTTTGATTTGAAAGATGAGGCCAGTATGATAAGAAAAGCTGTAGACAAGTCATTACACTTGCAAATCACTACACCTGATTTGAACCAAAAATACGATAATGTGACCACCAGTAAAGTAGGCGATTTTATTGAAGATTTTATAAATAATCCTGAAGATTCTAATTTAAATTTTTCAAATATTTATCTAGGCCAATCAACGATAATATAA
- the mutY gene encoding A/G-specific adenine glycosylase → MNFNSKLTHWYSIHKRDLPWRLNKDPYSIWLSEIILQQTQVKQGLPYYLKFIAHYPTVFDLANASEDMVLKDWQGLGYYSRARNLHLTSKYIAEELNGVFPKSYKDLIQLKGVGDYTASAIASICYEEKTAVVDGNVYRVLSRFFGIDTPINSTQGVKQFKTLASSLLPKTKIGDYNQAIMEFGARQCKPKSPDCSICPLTKDCVAFNTGKITILPTKLNKTKIKKRYLNFLVVKSKDGKTILEQRTSKGIWQNLYQFPLFETSEKMTKTDFKLNQNHIKTKDLMVETVDLFNSKEVIHRLSHQELHIKFWILKTCESLKEGVLWSEISKYAVPIVIDRFIKKFQS, encoded by the coding sequence ATGAACTTTAATTCAAAATTAACCCATTGGTATTCAATTCATAAAAGAGATTTGCCATGGCGCCTCAATAAAGACCCCTACAGCATTTGGTTGTCCGAAATCATACTACAACAAACTCAAGTTAAACAAGGATTGCCCTATTATTTGAAGTTTATTGCCCATTACCCAACAGTTTTTGATCTTGCCAATGCAAGTGAAGATATGGTTCTCAAAGACTGGCAAGGGTTGGGTTATTACTCAAGAGCAAGAAATCTACACCTTACCTCCAAATATATTGCTGAGGAGCTAAATGGGGTTTTTCCTAAAAGCTACAAAGATTTAATACAACTAAAAGGGGTTGGTGATTACACGGCGAGTGCAATTGCTTCCATCTGCTACGAGGAAAAAACAGCCGTAGTCGATGGCAATGTTTATAGAGTGTTGTCTCGTTTTTTTGGAATAGACACACCCATAAACTCAACTCAAGGCGTTAAGCAATTCAAAACTCTGGCCTCATCTCTGTTACCAAAAACTAAAATTGGTGATTATAATCAGGCCATCATGGAATTTGGTGCACGCCAATGTAAACCCAAATCTCCAGATTGCTCAATATGCCCTCTTACTAAGGACTGCGTGGCCTTTAATACAGGAAAGATCACTATCCTTCCTACAAAGCTAAATAAAACGAAAATAAAAAAACGGTATTTAAACTTTTTGGTGGTAAAATCAAAAGATGGGAAAACAATACTTGAACAGCGAACGAGCAAGGGAATTTGGCAAAACCTCTACCAATTTCCTCTTTTTGAAACTTCTGAAAAGATGACTAAAACAGATTTTAAATTAAATCAAAATCATATCAAAACTAAGGATCTAATGGTCGAAACAGTGGATTTGTTCAACAGTAAAGAGGTCATCCACCGACTTTCACATCAAGAATTACACATCAAATTTTGGATATTAAAGACCTGCGAATCGTTAAAAGAGGGAGTGCTGTGGTCGGAAATTTCAAAATACGCAGTCCCTATAGTTATTGATCGATTTATTAAGAAATTTCAATCTTAG
- the leuC gene encoding 3-isopropylmalate dehydratase large subunit, translating to MKKTLFDKVWDAHVVDAIDNGPQILYIDKHLIHEVTSPQAFNELKDRDIPIFRPTQIVATADHNTPTQNQHLPVRDDLSRHQLEQLAINCKANNITLYELGHKYNGIVHVMAPELGVTQPGMTMVCGDSHTSTHGAFGTIAFGIGTSQVAQVFASQCLLLTKPKSLRVTVNGTLKKGVLPKDVILYIISKLGTNSGTGYFCEYAGDVFENMSMEGRMTVCNMSIEMGARGGMIAPDQTTFEYIKGREFAPKGEEFEKKVAYWKSLPTDDGASFDKEYIFDAEDIDPMITYGTNPGMGIKISEAIPNSKNESDKKSLAYMNFSAGETLLGKPINYVFIGSCTNSRIEDFRVAANYIKGKRKADNVTAWLVPGSRQVETQIVEEGLKDVFEAAGFELRQPGCSACLAMNDDKIPQGEYCVSTSNRNFEGRQGQGSRTILASPLVAAATAVEGAIIDVSKQFS from the coding sequence ATGAAAAAAACTTTGTTTGATAAGGTTTGGGATGCACATGTTGTGGACGCTATTGATAACGGCCCACAAATACTTTACATTGACAAACATTTAATCCATGAGGTCACAAGCCCTCAAGCATTTAACGAATTAAAGGACCGAGACATACCAATCTTTAGGCCCACCCAAATTGTTGCTACTGCTGACCATAACACCCCAACTCAAAACCAACATCTTCCAGTTCGAGATGACCTATCGAGGCATCAGCTCGAACAATTAGCAATAAATTGTAAAGCAAACAATATTACTCTATATGAGTTGGGACATAAATACAATGGTATTGTTCACGTTATGGCTCCAGAGCTTGGAGTAACTCAACCTGGCATGACTATGGTTTGTGGAGACAGCCATACTTCCACACACGGCGCTTTTGGAACTATTGCATTTGGCATAGGCACCAGTCAAGTAGCACAAGTATTTGCAAGTCAATGTTTGCTTCTTACAAAACCCAAAAGTTTGCGCGTTACCGTAAATGGAACACTCAAAAAAGGCGTTTTACCAAAAGACGTTATTCTCTATATCATTTCTAAGCTAGGAACTAATTCCGGAACCGGTTATTTTTGTGAATATGCAGGAGATGTTTTTGAAAATATGAGCATGGAAGGCCGAATGACCGTTTGCAATATGAGTATTGAAATGGGTGCCCGAGGAGGAATGATTGCTCCCGATCAGACAACTTTTGAATATATCAAAGGACGTGAATTTGCTCCAAAAGGAGAAGAGTTCGAAAAAAAGGTAGCCTATTGGAAATCCTTACCAACAGATGACGGCGCTTCATTTGATAAGGAATATATATTTGATGCTGAAGATATTGACCCAATGATTACTTATGGCACTAATCCGGGGATGGGTATAAAAATCTCTGAAGCTATTCCAAATTCAAAAAATGAATCAGATAAGAAATCTTTAGCCTACATGAACTTCTCAGCCGGAGAAACGCTTCTAGGAAAGCCTATTAATTATGTTTTCATTGGAAGTTGTACTAACTCCAGAATTGAGGATTTTCGCGTAGCTGCAAATTACATAAAAGGCAAACGAAAAGCAGACAATGTCACTGCGTGGCTTGTTCCTGGAAGTAGACAAGTGGAAACACAAATTGTTGAAGAAGGACTCAAAGATGTATTTGAAGCTGCTGGCTTTGAACTCAGACAACCTGGCTGCTCAGCTTGTTTGGCCATGAACGATGATAAAATACCTCAAGGCGAATATTGTGTTTCTACTTCCAACAGGAATTTTGAAGGCCGACAAGGTCAAGGCTCAAGGACAATTTTGGCAAGCCCCTTGGTCGCGGCAGCAACTGCAGTAGAGGGTGCAATTATTGATGTCTCAAAACAATTCTCATAA
- a CDS encoding Rne/Rng family ribonuclease, with protein MNKELIIRSSSDNVDFALLKDGKLIEFQKDKENNKFSVGDVFLAKVRKSIPGLNAAFVNVGYHKDAFLHYHDLGPKLPSLLKFIKRVSTGKQKDFSLKDFPYEKDIHKDGKIDKAIKPNQSLLVQIVKEPISSKGPRISSELSFAGRYLVLVPFSERISISQKIESRAEKERLKRLVKSITPKGFGVIIRTVAKGKKVAELDKDLQNLYAKWETVCKSIPKAHTPSKVLGEMNKASSILRDIFNDSFTKITVDDQDLCDKIKDYVFEIAPHKESIVKHYNSKTPIFEKYGIERQIKTSFGKTVSLPKGAYLIVEHTEALHVVDVNSGNRTSKEKNQEDTAIEVNMIAATELARQFRLRDMGGIIVVDFIDMSSAENRKKLFNHLRDEMKDDRAKHKILPPSKFGLIQITRQRVRPEMNIKTKEANPNGTNGSEVEAPIVLIDKINHQLDQIIKKGNKSVTLNTHPFIAAYITKGFPSIRLKWYFQYKKWVKIMPRDAYTYLEYRFKNDNGKTIKL; from the coding sequence ATGAATAAAGAATTAATAATTCGATCCAGTTCAGACAATGTTGATTTTGCCTTATTAAAAGATGGAAAACTAATTGAATTTCAAAAGGACAAGGAAAACAATAAATTTTCAGTTGGCGATGTGTTTTTAGCCAAAGTTAGAAAATCTATTCCTGGACTCAACGCTGCATTTGTAAATGTAGGATATCATAAAGATGCATTTTTGCATTATCATGACTTGGGGCCAAAACTTCCTTCTTTGTTGAAATTCATAAAACGTGTAAGCACAGGTAAACAAAAAGATTTTTCTCTAAAAGATTTTCCTTACGAAAAAGACATTCATAAAGATGGTAAAATTGATAAAGCCATTAAGCCAAATCAATCTTTGTTGGTTCAAATTGTAAAAGAACCAATATCATCTAAGGGGCCAAGAATTAGTTCAGAGCTTTCATTTGCGGGGCGCTATTTAGTACTAGTGCCATTTTCAGAGCGAATTTCAATTTCTCAAAAAATTGAAAGTCGTGCAGAAAAAGAGCGTTTGAAGCGACTGGTCAAAAGTATTACACCCAAAGGATTTGGTGTAATTATTAGAACTGTGGCCAAAGGCAAAAAAGTAGCCGAACTTGACAAAGATTTGCAAAATTTGTACGCAAAATGGGAAACTGTTTGCAAAAGCATTCCCAAGGCACATACACCTAGTAAGGTTTTAGGAGAAATGAACAAGGCTTCCTCTATTTTGAGGGATATTTTTAATGACAGCTTTACTAAGATAACCGTTGATGATCAAGATCTTTGTGATAAAATCAAAGATTATGTTTTTGAAATTGCTCCTCACAAGGAATCTATTGTCAAGCACTACAATTCCAAAACACCAATTTTTGAAAAATATGGAATTGAACGTCAGATTAAAACCTCGTTTGGGAAAACAGTTTCACTACCCAAAGGGGCTTATCTCATTGTAGAGCATACAGAAGCACTTCATGTTGTGGATGTCAATAGTGGCAACCGAACTAGTAAAGAAAAAAACCAAGAAGACACCGCTATAGAAGTCAATATGATTGCAGCTACAGAGCTGGCAAGACAATTTAGGCTTCGAGATATGGGCGGTATCATTGTCGTTGATTTCATTGACATGAGTAGTGCAGAAAATCGCAAAAAACTCTTCAATCATCTCAGAGATGAAATGAAGGACGATCGAGCAAAACACAAAATTTTGCCGCCGAGCAAATTTGGACTTATTCAGATTACGCGTCAACGTGTTCGGCCAGAAATGAATATCAAAACAAAAGAAGCAAATCCAAATGGAACAAATGGTTCTGAAGTTGAAGCGCCTATTGTTTTGATTGACAAAATCAATCACCAACTCGATCAAATTATCAAAAAAGGTAATAAAAGTGTGACTTTAAACACACACCCTTTTATCGCCGCCTATATAACAAAAGGGTTCCCATCTATTCGTTTGAAATGGTATTTTCAATATAAAAAATGGGTTAAAATTATGCCTAGAGATGCTTACACGTATTTAGAATATCGTTTCAAAAACGATAATGGCAAAACAATTAAATTGTAA